From a region of the Nothobranchius furzeri strain GRZ-AD chromosome 12, NfurGRZ-RIMD1, whole genome shotgun sequence genome:
- the LOC139062240 gene encoding latent-transforming growth factor beta-binding protein 4-like gives MKGNGFQCQDVNECEQNSTLPHNCSTQAACLNTIGSYLCRCNDGFQGDGFVCDDVDECKVPTTCSSNMTCRNIPGSYSCSCTLERVYNHGTCVSEGTCLNASSSCNVHAKCHPYQGSFYCQCAKGYKGSGTECQDVDECHQSEDQACPDFSNCLNTNGSYICSCWAGFQSNGTSCQDIDECKTGNFTCPDNSTCINLQGSYNCSCNPGFSGNNSQCLDIDECSLGLIWCPNHSSCLNTFGSATCECWEGYKGNSTYCVDINECLDNSTCPKHSRCVNSIGSYRCLCDVGFYYTSNLCRDIDECSQKELGDICTNGTCMNAPGSYYCDCDRGFWSNGTKCVDVDECSGSYNVSVCQPNSTCVNIPGSYWCPCDKGFVLNGTECQDVDECHESNGFPCPEHSLCNNTVGSYFCLCSPGYDSSNSSCQDIDECKYNTTCRSDQVCTNLPGAYNCSCPLGYHEEKKACVDNNECEKSPCHSSARCWNTPGSFSCHCPIGFTGNGSWCTDVDECALMHPCPSPAQCYNTPGSFLCVCMPGFIGFGPLCVDVNECLQAPGQCHSAATCINSVGSFKCSCNLGWNTTKDNGRGSGGCVDLNECLSLTACPKQEICTNLPGSYACSCPEKSSVCRILTQKGQL, from the coding sequence ATGAAGGGTAACGGATTTCAGTGTCAGGATGTGAACGAGTGTGAGCAGAACTCAACCCTgccccacaactgcagcacccaaGCTGCATGCCTCAACACAATCGGTTCCTACCTCTGCCGATGCAACGATGGTTTCCAGGGTGACGGCTTTGTTTGTGATGATGTGGATGAATGTAAGGTACCCACAACTTGTAGCAGCAACATGACATGCCGCAACATCCCTGGTTCCTACTCATGTTCTTGTACTTTGGAGCGTGTTTATAATCACGGGACATGCGTGAGTGAAGGCACATGCCTAAATGCTAGCAGTAGCTGCAACGTGCATGCCAAATGCCACCCATACCAAGGCTCTTTCTACTGTCAGTGTGCAAAGGGTTACAAAGGAAGTGGCACTGAATGCCAGGATGTCGATGAATGTCATCAATCAGAAGATCAAGCGTGCCCCGACTTTTCCAACTGCTTAAACACCAACGGCTCTTACATCTGCTCTTGTTGGGCAGGTTTTCAAAGCAACGGGACTTCCTGTCAGGACATAGATGAATGTAAGACGGGGAATTTCACCTGCCCTGACAACAGCACCTGCATCAATCTGCAGGGGAGCTACAATTGTAGCTGCAACCCAGGTTTCTCAGGCAACAACTCCCAGTGTCTGGACATCGACGAGTGCTCCCTCGGCCTTATTTGGTGTCCAAATCATTCCAGCTGCCTTAACACATTTGGATCTGCCACCTGTGAGTGCTGGGAAGGCTATAAAGGCAACAGCACGTACTGTGTGGACATAAACGAATGTCTCGATAACTCCACCTGCCCCAAACATAGCAGATGTGTGAACAGCATTGGAAGCTACAGGTGTCTTTGTGACGTGGGGTTTTACTACACCAGTAACTTGTGTAGAGACATTGATGAATGCAGTCAAAAGGAGCTGGGGGACATTTGCACCAATGGGACGTGCATGAACGCTCCGGGTTCTTATTATTGTGACTGTGACCGAGGATTCTGGAGCAATGGCACCAAGTGTGTGGATGTTGACGAATGCTCAGGCTCCTACAACGTCTCCGTGTGCCAGCCTAATTCCACATGTGTCAACATCCCTGGATCTTATTGGTGCCCCTGCGATAAAGGCTTTGTCCTGAATGGCACAGAGTGCCAGGATGTGGATGAGTGTCATGAGTCGAATGGGTTCCCCTGCCCAGAACACTCATTATGCAACAACACAGTGGGGTCCTACTTCTGTCTGTGCTCTCCTGGATACGATTCGTCTAACTCCAGCTGTCAGGATATTGACGAATGCAAGTATAACACCACCTGTCGCTCTGACCAGGTATGCACAAACCTTCCAGGTGCATACAATTGCTCTTGTCCACTGGGGTACCACGAGGAGAAGAAGGCATGTGTTGACAACAATGAATGTGAGAAATCACCATGCCACTCTTCGGCACGGTGCTGGAACACGCCTGGTTCTTTCTCATGCCACTGCCCCATAGGCTTCACAGGAAATGGCTCCTGGTGCACAGACGTGGATGAGTGTGCCCTAATGCATCCATGCCCATCGCCCGCTCAGTGTTACAACACTCCTGggtcatttctgtgtgtgtgtatgccagGCTTCATAGGTTTCGGGCCACTGTGTGTGGATGTTAATGAATGCCTGCAGGCACCAGGGCAATGCCACTCTGCTGCAACTTGCATAAACAGTGTAGGAAGTTTCAAATGCTCCTGTAACCTTGGCTGGAACACTACTAAAGATAATGGACGTGGGAGTGGAGGATGCGTGGACTTGAATGAGTGTTTGTCACTCACAGCCTGTCCTAAACAAGAAATCTGCACTAACCTACCGGGGAGCTACGCCTGCTCCTGTCCAGAAAAAAGCTCCGTTTGCAGAATCTTAACTCAAAAGGGTCAGCTATGA